From a region of the Candidatus Eisenbacteria bacterium genome:
- a CDS encoding MFS transporter has product QVTRNPLAHLVKTVGQGRYLLVFLATIFMTTGGFMLMPFASAFSVNNLKIDLDHLPWVYLAAGVSSFAAGPLLGRLSDGVGKYRLFSIGSFVSIAMVLVYCRLGETPLAWVIAIHVLLYGAIGARMISSQALVSEVPELAERGAFMAANGSVAQLSGGVAAAVAGLIVVQRPGEPLEHYDVLGWLVTIAALVTVGLLYPIQKMVSAKLARAGLDSRLASSGPPESDAPAQASAR; this is encoded by the coding sequence GCAAGTCACTAGGAATCCCCTAGCTCATCTCGTCAAGACCGTCGGCCAGGGCCGCTATCTCCTGGTCTTCCTGGCCACGATCTTCATGACCACGGGCGGCTTCATGCTCATGCCCTTTGCCAGCGCCTTCAGCGTCAACAACCTGAAGATCGATTTGGACCACTTACCCTGGGTCTACTTGGCCGCTGGAGTGTCCAGCTTCGCGGCCGGCCCGCTCCTGGGCCGGCTCAGCGACGGGGTCGGCAAGTACCGGCTGTTCAGCATCGGATCGTTCGTGTCCATCGCCATGGTGCTGGTCTACTGCCGGCTCGGCGAGACTCCGCTGGCCTGGGTCATCGCCATCCACGTGCTGCTCTACGGCGCGATCGGCGCGCGCATGATCTCGAGCCAGGCGCTCGTCTCGGAGGTCCCCGAGCTGGCCGAGCGCGGCGCCTTCATGGCGGCGAACGGCTCCGTCGCACAGCTCTCGGGGGGCGTGGCGGCCGCCGTGGCCGGCCTGATCGTGGTGCAGCGTCCGGGGGAGCCTCTCGAGCACTACGACGTTCTCGGCTGGCTGGTGACCATCGCAGCCCTGGTGACCGTCGGTCTCCTGTATCCCATTCAAAAGATGGTGTCGGCCAAGCTGGCCCGAGCCGGACTGGACAGCCGACTCGCTTCTAGCGGCCCGCCCGAGTCGGACGCACCTGCTCAGGCTTCCGCACGCTGA